Sequence from the Candidatus Paracaedibacteraceae bacterium genome:
TTGTATCCCTATGATGAAACAATTCATGCTTTAACAGCATGCTATATTGCTTTAGTTGATGTTATGCAGCTCAATAATCAATCTCAAGATAAGAGAAAGATATCTACTATTCTGAATTTAATTGCGCAATATACCTATTTAAGCCAAGAACATGAGTATAGACTATTTGATGCTTTTTTTATGACGGATAACGGTTTAGATCATGAAAAATGTCGACAGGTATGGCTTGATCATAATCCGAGTGCAATTTCTATTTTGTTTGAGGGAGCTGAGTCATATGACGAATTTACGAAAAGGCTTTTTGGTGTACCAATTGATAATTTTGTTGCTTTAATTCGAAAGAAGAGTGACCCAGATAAAGAGCCAACCCTTCAGCAAGGGTGGAAGTTGCACGTTTCCGCAAAATCAGATTCAGCCTTAAAAGTGGCAACTATCGTTTTACCGTTATTAGCACAACATAACTTTGCGCATAAAATTATTGGTTCTAACGCATTCCTAGAGCGTTTAAATAAGGATGTAACGCAACAGGGAAAATTTATAACTATTTATCCTGAAAGCGATGTGCAGGCATTACAGATCGCCATTCTTCTTGATGAGAAATTATCTTCCCCTGATTTAACGCCAGAGCATTTTATTCGTGTGCCTGGTGAACTTCAGCTTGGAAAAACAGGAGGATTGAGTGCTCGATATGGTGCTTTTGCCGGGCATTTAATTGCTGTATTGGATGATAATGGTGAGCCTATTATGGAAAATGGTCAAACAAAAATGACCCTAGATGAACGGGGGGCTGCTTATAAACCAGATTTTATTAAACAGCATCCTTTTGGTAAGTTGGTTGAACCACGTTTGGTGCGTCGTGATGCTCAGAGGCAAATTGTATCACCGAGCTCATCAAAAAACAGCTAGATTTGTTGCTGTGTTTATGGTTGCATGGGGTAAAAAGGGTTAGTTTAAATGTTTCTTGCATTTTATCAGAGTCTTGCCACTTTAGCGACTGTCAACCTGATTGCTTTAATCAGTCCTGGGCCTGATTTTGCTGTCGTGCTAAAAAATAGTCTTTTATACTCTCGCCGAACTGCGCTATTCACAGCGGTTGGCATCGCCTTTGGTGCTATTATTCATGTCATCTATACGTTATTGGGGCTGGGAGTTGTTCTTGATGACTACCCCTGGGTTCTTGATGTTATAAAATATTTAGGGGCGGCCTATTTGATTTATTTAGGAGTCAAAGGGCTTATGGCTAAAAAGGAGGGACTTGAGCTGGGAAGCTTGCGCCACCGTAAAGATATTGGGGGGCGCCAAGGGTTTTCTAACGGTGTTTTGACAAACCTCTTAAATCCAAAATGTGCCATGTTTTTTATCAGTTTATTTGCTGTGGCAATATCTTCTGATGTGCCTGTTCCTATTATGATATCGTATATTGCAATTGTTTTTGTTGAAACTGTGCTGTGGTTTAGTATCGTGGCGTTTGTTCTTACAGCAAAATCAACGCGCGAAAAGTTTGCCTCTCAAGCCCATTGGATTAGTCGATTATGTGGTCTCATTCTTTTGGGATTAGGGGTGAGATTTATCTTTATGTAATCCCGTTTATTCATACTTTTTTAATCTAAACAAAAGAATTTATTAAATATTTTCGTATTATTTTAGTAATCATGTATTCTATAAATAAGAACGAGAGGTATGATATGAAAGTTGCTGTTGTTACAGGTGGAACTAGGGGGATTGGTGCTGCAATTTCCATTGCTTTGAAAGAAAGCGGATATACTGTTGTTGCAAACTATGGTGGTAACGATGATGTTGCTAATAAATTTGCTGCTGACCACTCTATTGACGTTATGAAATGGGATGTGGGGAGTTATGAGGTCTGTCAGAAAAATATTGCAGACATCGAAAAAAAATATGGTCGCATTGATGTTTTGGTCAATAATGCCGGAATTACCCGTGATAGCTTTTTGCATAAGTCCACACCTGATATGTGGAATGCTGTGATTGCCACCAACCTGACGTCCTGTTATAATATGGCGCATTGTGTGATTAACGGGATGCGGGACCGTGGATTTGGGCGAATCATTAGCATTTCATCCATTAATGGCCAAAAAGGGCAGATCGGCCAAGTTAATTATTCAGCGGCAAAAGCGGGTGTTATTGGATTTACTAAAGCGCTTGCTCTTGAATGTGCCAATAAAGGAATAACAGTTAATGCTATTGCCCCGGGATATATCGATACTGATATGGTGCGTGCCGTTCCTGAAAATGTCCTTGAAAGTATTATTGCTCAGATCCCTGTGCGCCGTCTTGGTAAGGCCGAGGAGATTGCTAATGCTGTGGTTTTTCTTGCCTGTGAGAAATCCGGGTTTATCACTGGAACAACCTTATCTGCCAATGGTGGTCAGTATATGGCCTAGATTGGTTTTTTATAGCCATTCTAATTGGAATGGCTATAGTTGTTCTAAGATTTCATCGGATAAAAATGTGCGTCTTTTATCTTCAGATTTTAATCCTAGTATAGATGATCTGAGAGCCGTAGAGTAAAATTGACGTTTTCCCCTTACTAATTCATCATGAGGCGTTTGCAGAATAGTCATTTGCATTTTAAGTGCAATGAACGATTTTAATTGGGGCGTCATCCACGAGCTGTTTATGAGCTGAATGAATTGAGTCAATTTATCCGGAGTTGTGGCGAGTTGTGACAGACTGCGAATAAAACTGACACGCAGATGCGGAGCTATATCTGCTATTGTTGATATTAATTGATCCCTGACAGTTGTCTTGTTTTTTGAATACTTCAAGAGTGTCTTTATTTGTTCGAATAGATCCCACTCTCTAAAGGAGAGGATATCATTTCCTAAAATCATTTTCATGATTTTGAGTCGTGATTTAAGCATAATGTCTGTGCGTTCAACACAGGGTGCCGTCACCATCATCAGGATGTAGTCTATATCATCTGGGTTTGGGTGAGTTTTGCCCAGCCCGATGAGACGCCATGCTTTAGTCGCTGCGAGATCTAGGGTTAATGCTGTTTCTAGTAAGATGTCCGATGGAATTGTCCGGAATCGAGATAGGGTTGATTGAAGGCCGTTTTGGAAGAGTAATACTGTTAATCGTGCAATCGGAAAAGGAAGTATGTTTGCAAAAGAAAATCCTGTGGTTTCGACCATTATATCATTTTCAACAATTGAAACCGATGGCTCTAATTGCCATGGGGTTTGTATATAGAGATATTCTATATTAGGGAAATGGGGGAAGATTTGTGACGGATTGAACGATTGGCTTGTTGTGGTAATCGATAAGCTATGAATGCTTGGGTATTCTCCCCATGATTCTAGAGTTTGAGGAAGAGTGTCTCCGATAATTTGAACAGCCTGATAAACGGATGGTATAATAAGATTGCCATTGGTTGGTCTGATTGATATGGGGGTGACCGGCCCGAGCAATAACGTATCAGAGGCGATGATGTGAAAGGTTTTGCATACGGTTTTTAGTCCGACTTGATCTCCTTTATCAAGATAGCTAAAAATTTTGACAAAGAGCTCGCTTGGAATAATATCAGTACAATTAAGCTGATAGGTATTTTGATGTTCTTGGGACGATAAAGGGCTAAGAGTAGCAGCTAAGATTATTAAAGAAAGTAGATGTTTCATTATAATAATCTCATTTGTTATTTATAATATAATTATAAATATTTTTGTAATAAACTTACAAGCATTTAACTTAAATTTTTTCTGTTTGCTATTCAGTAAGAGACCAGAATTAGAATGTTATCCTCATTCTATTTGACTCTCCGATAGCGTTACTGTGGTGCTCATGTACTAAGTATACACTTCGCTTTTTGTGTTAATCAGTTTATTTTTTTTTGTCGTCATAAGGGTTTTTACCACCGCGAACAAAAATACGAATTGGTACGCCATCTAACTTAAAATCTTTTCGTAAATTATTGATCAGATAACGAGAATAACTGTCTGGTAATTGACTAGCCTGAGATGCAAAAACAGCAAAAGTTGGTGGGCGTGTTTTTGCTTGAGTCATGTATTTCAGACGGATTCGGCGACCGTTAACAGCAGGGGCAGGGTGGTTTTCAACAACAAAGCTCAGCCACTTATTAAGCTGTCCTGTAGAGATGCGTCGATTCCAGTTTGAATACATCAACATGACTGCTTCCATTAATTTATCTAACCCTCGGCCATGTTGAGCTGAAATTGGGATACATGGGATACCCCGTACCTGAGTCAGTTGATTGTCTAGTTTTTCTTGAATAGACTTTAATAGTCCTGATTTATCCTCAACTTTATCCCATTTGTTAAGGGCTAAGACTAAGGCACGACCTTCGTTGACAATGTCGTAAGCAATGGTGAGGTCTTGTTTTTCAAAAGGACATGTTGAGTCAACAACAAGAACGACAACTTCAGCAAAATTAATCGATCGTTGTGTATCCATAACGGCAAGTTTTTCTGATGAGTGGTCAACTCTACTGCGACGACGCATGCCGGCTGTATCAATCAAATCGATGGGAGTATCCTTATAGGACCATTGGATTGTAATTGCATCGCGTGTTACGCCTGGCATGTCTGCTGTTAAAAGGCGGTCTTCACCAATCAAGCGGTTGATTAATGTTGATTTTCCGGCGTTAGGGCGACCTGCAATCGCTAATTTCATAGGACGATCTGTAGCAGCAACGTCGTCTCCAGTTTTATCAAAGTCAGAAAAATACGGTGCCATTGTTTCGTACAGATCATAAAGACCTTCGCCATGTTCTGCAGAGATCGCAATAACCTCACCAAGGGCTAGTCCCATGGCTTCGGCGTATCCTGCTTCTCCGTTGCGTCCTTCACATTTATTGGCAAGCACGATAATTGGTTTTTCTTGGCGGCGCAACATTCCTGCTAGTTCTTGGTCAAATGGAGTGATCCCTTCACGAGCATCAATCACAAAGAGAACGAGATCTGATTCAGCAATCGCTATTTTTGTTTGATCAAACATCCGTTTGGTGAGTTCTGAAGAATCCGGGTCTGCTAATCCAGCTGTATCAACAATTTTGAATTTCAGGTCATACAACTTACCGTCTGTTTCCTTGCGATCTCGAGTCATGCCGGGCATGTCGTGAACAAGGGCTAGGCGTTTTCCTGCAAAACGATTGAAAAGTGTTGATTTTCCAACATTAGGGCGGCCGATGATTGCGATCTTCATGATAATATTAGTGTCTTAATTTGTTTATATTTAAGTGGGGGCAAAAGGTTGAAAGTTCAACCTTTTTATCTTAGCTGTAAGCTGTAACTGTGGCATTTTCGGATAAAACAATTAACTTCCCATCCACAACAATAGGCGAGAGTGCTAACGAATCCCCGTGGTTGATTTTGGATGATTCAGTGCCGTCAGTTGGGTTAAAGAAGACGATATCACCTTTGGTGTTCGTTAAAATTAATTTGCCATTTGCCAGTATAGGGCCTGCCCAAACGGTTTTTTCTTCGCCTGCAGGAGAGGTAAGAGCCTTTGCCCAAATAATTTTACTTGTTGTGCTGTCAAGGCAAACAAGGTCATTTTCATTGGTGACCATAAACATGTATCCGCCGTAGACTGCTGGTGTTCTAACACCGCCAATGTCCTTTTGCCATAGTTTGGATCCCGTATTCAAATCAAAGGCTGCCATGCGGCCACCATGGCTAATGGCATAAACTTTGCCATTCAAGATAACTGGTCTTGCTCGAATGTGACTGATGCTTGATAGGGGATCAAAAGCGGTTGCCGGATTTAAAGCCTCAACCCAAAGAAGTTGGCCTGTAGACAAATCAAGGGCATAGAGTTCACCCGTTGAATACGGGATTACAATTTTATTCCCAGAAATAGCGGGAACACCACCACCCAATAATCCTGTTGCTTCAGGCAAGCCGATATGTGTCCACTTAATATTTCCATTCGATGTGTCAACGGCAAGTGCTTCGTTGGCAACGTTTACAGCAATTGCTGTGCTGCCTGTAACTGTTGGGGCAATGCGGAATGGCGTCTGAGGCGATTGTTTCCACAATTCTTTGCCAGTTTTAGCATCAAGTGCAAGGATGTCACCAAAGGATGTTGTGACTATTATTTTTGATCCGTTAATCGCAATACCCCCGCCGAGTGTTTCTGATTCTGACCCTGCCGGTGAGGTATTTGTTGACCATAATTTTTGTCCATCGTTTAGGGATAAAGCGGTTACTTGGCCATGGGTGTCCATGCCAAAAATAACGCCATTGTCGACAACGAGGTTTGAAACTAGTTTTTGACTTGATGAATTCCCTGATCCGATAGAGGACGACCAAATTTTCTTTGGATGGGCGCTTAATGCTAAATTACTTAGCGTATGGTCAAGAGAACCACCGGGGACAGACCAGCTGTTGTTTTTATGAGGCGTTCCCAGCGTAAGTAATGCTTTACCGACTGTACTTTCTGATTTGACAGTTGATTCTTGCGTGAAGATGCTTTCCCGTTTCCCTTCAAGCGGTGGTTTTGACGAAAAAGTATCGCATGATGTTAAAATTGTTGTTGCTGTTAAAAGTAAAAAAATACGGTTCATCATGGTGTGATATCCTGAAGTTAACTTACCTTCAGTTATACCTAATTGAAGAACCGATGTCGAGGTTAATCCTCGTAGTAATAAACTCGTTTTCGACCACGCCTGTCATAGTCGTCATCGTAACGGTCGTCTCGATAGTAACGGCGATTGGCTTCATCTTGTTGATCCATCGATTTACCTATTTCAGATCCGGCAAGTGCACCGAGAACGCCGCCAACGCCGGCTCCGACAACGCGTCCTGATCCATGGCCAAACTGCGACCCGATTAAGGCACCGGTCGCACCACCGATAACTGTGCCGCCTTGCTGCTTGGTAATGCCACCACCCTGATTGGCACATCCCGACAATAAAGCAATGATTGCAACGGGTATTATGTAATATTTCATGGATATTTCTCCGAAAATATAGTCTATCTTCCAAGTATTTTAGGTCACATAGATTAATATAGTCTTAATTTTAAAATTCTATTTGACTTATGGTGTTATTATTCAGAAAACTGAGTTAGGCAACTATAGTTTGTTGTTGATTTCTTTGGGCAAATAGCGTAGATATAGTCAAAAAACTGGAGGAATATAAGATGTCAAACAATACAATAACACGGGCGGATTTGGTAGCCAATCTTGTTGATCGTTTTGATTTGGATAAAATCGTTGCCGTTAAAATGTTAGAGTCTGTTCTTAATGTTATCACAACGACTCTTGCAACAGGTGATTCAGTCAAGATTTCTGGTTTTGGTTCTTTTAATATTCGTGAAAAAAATGAACGTGTAGGTCGTAACCCAAGAACTGGTGTTGAGGCAAAGATTACGGCGCGCAATGTCATTAGCTTTAAGGCTTCCCCAATCTTTAAAAGTGTTGTTATGCCTGTCGTAAATAAAAAAGCAGCTTAAGGATCTAAGGCCCCTAGACTCACCCCATGGGGCTATATTACACTTTAAATTAAAGAGTTATATTTTTGGGTTAAGTTTTGTGAAGCCAGACGTCATATCCCGATTTCAACATGTTGTTGGTCCAGTTGTTTCTGTTTGTTTACTGGTGTACTTTGTTTACCATATTATTCAAGGGGATAGGGGAATTTTGGCGTGGCGTCGCCTTCAACAACAGATTAGTGTTGCTGAAACAAAACTTAATACCGTTAGACAAGAACAAGATAGCCTAGAGCGGAACGTACGGTTGATGCGTCCCGATAGTCTGGATTCTGATATGCTTGAAGAACAAGCCAAAGAAAAATTAAATTTTGTGCATAAAGATGAAGTGATTATCCGTGATGATGAATTAGGGTAAATTTTTTGTGTAAATTATAGTCAAAACAAAATAAAAAGGCTATAATTTTAGAAAAAGGTTTGAGTAATTTTCTAAATGACGTATTCAATAGATTTTCGTATAAAAGTATTTGAGGTAAAAGCAAGAGAAGGTTTTACCTACGAGGAAACAGCAAAATATTTTGGGATAGGAAAAACGACATTAGTAAGATGGCATCGAAGGCTATCCCCCTTACTGAGTCGTAATAAACCTGCCACAGCCATTAACATGGATCTCTTGAAACAAGATGTGGAGAAGTATCCAGATTCGTACCAATATGAGCGAGCAGAACGATTCAAGGTTAGTCAAATGTGCATTCACTATGCCCTTAAACGATTAGGTGTTTCCTATAAAAAAAACTCTAAACCACCCAAGGGCGAATCCCGAAAAGCGGTCTATGTTTTGTCAAACAATTGAGGAGTTAAGAAAGGATGAACTTCCTTTAGTCTTCATAGATGAAAGTGGGTTTGCCCATGATATGCCTCGCACACATGGATATTCATCGAAAGGACAGAAATGTTATGGTCTGCAGGATTGGGGAGCAAAAGGAAGAACGAATGTAATCGGGGCTTTGTGTAAAGGGGTTTTGCTAACAGTCACTTTACTGAACGGCAGTGTGAATACAGAAGTTTTTAATGCGTGGGTGGATCAAGATTTGATCCCAAAATTACCACCTAAAAGCGTTGTAATTATGGATAATGCCACATTTCATAAAAGTCCGCTTATATATGAAATGCTAGAAAATGCAGGGCATAAGTTATTATATTTGCCACCCTATTCCCCAGATCTCAATCCTATCGAGAAAAAATGGGCTCAAGCAAAAAAATTAAGACGTAAAACAGGACTTTCATTAGAACAACTCTTTTTAACGACTTATTTATAACCGGTTTATTTTGTTCTGACTATATATATTAAGATATATATTATTATGCTAAATATATGTTTTTCTATATAATTTTGGGGGTTTGAGCTATCCCCTGTTACGAGGATGTTATGTCTGAATATTCTTTGCCAACAGTTATCAGAGAATCTTTGACACAGCATATCCAAGTTATTTCAAAAAACCTTATCCCTTAAATCTTGAAAAAACTTGGTGCATAGCGATGGCTGCGGCATTTGAAACATTTAATGTTGAAAATTGATCTGCTGTTTCTAGGCGAATTAAGAAATCGCAGTTTTTCTTGGTTAGATCACGCATTCCTGAGCCTTCTGCTCCCATAATAAGAGCAATTTTCCCAGAGAATTTAGCTTCATTCAGTGTTTCTGCACCACTTTCAGCAAAACCGTACATCCAGAAACCAATTTCTTTTAATTCTTTGATGGCATTTGCTAGGTTGGCATAGCGCATGATAGGGACGAGTTCAAGGGCTCCTGATGCTGATTTTGCTAAAACACCGGATTCATCGGGGGCATGGCGATCAGTCATGACCAGTGCTTTTGCCCCAAAGGCGGCGGCAGTTCGGATAATCGCACCCACATTATGGGGGTCGCTTACTTGATCAAGGACAATAACCATTTGGTTTACTTCGGGTTCATTAGCTAGCTCATCAATACCAAGAGAATCTCGTGCACTGATGCGCAGGGCAATTCCTTGATGGACAGCATCGATACCTAATGTTTTATCAAACCAGTTTTTATCGGCCTTTCTGGTTTTCATGGTTTTGGGAAGCGTAGGGAGCTTATCCAAAATCTTATCATTAATATAAATAACCTCATCTATTTGACGCTCAGGGTTTGTTAGTGCTGCTGTACATGGATGGGCGCCATACATATAATATTTAGAAGAATGATGTTTCATTGGGATTTAACTTTCATTGTTTTCAACAAAATAACATTCTGTAAAGTGAGTTGCAACAAATAGCATTTGGCACAGCTCAGAATATAGGCTATAAAGAAGGAAATGCACCCGTAGCTCAGCTGGATAGAGTGTTGCCCTCCGAAGGCAAAGGTCGGACGTTCGAATCGTCTCGGGTGCGCCATTTTCCTATTTAAAGTGACAGCCTCTAATATTTTTTTGCTCCGTGGTGCTTTGCTCGATCAATGAGCTGTCCATCCCCCATCAATGGGTAAACATGTCCCTGTCATTGATGATGCTGAATCCGAACATAGGAAAAAAACCAGATCGGCAATCTCTTCAACGGCAACGAATTTTTTTGTTGGTTGTTCACCCAGCATAACATCCTTGATAACTTGTTCACGCGTAATGCCACGAGCTTTTGCCGTTGCATCAATTTGCCCGTCTACGAGGGGGGTGTGAACATAACCCGGACAAATCGCATTACACGTGATATTATTCTCTGCAACCTCCATGGCGACGGTTTTTGTTAATCCGGCGATACCGTGTTTTGCTGCAACATAGGCTGATTTAAAAGGCGAGGCAACAAGGGCGTGAGCTGATGCAATATTAACAATGCGTCCCCATCCATTTTTCTTCATCATAGGAATAGCAAGTCGAATAATATGAAATGCTGAAGATAGATTGATAGCAAGGATTTTATCCCATTTAGCAACGGGGAATTCTTCAATTGGTGAGACAAATTGAATGCCGGCATTGTTCACGACGATATCAATTTGACCAAACTTATTCTCAATCATGTGCATCATATTTTCGATCTGATTGGGATTAGACATGTCTGCATCACTGAATAAAACTTTGCCTGTTCCCAGGTTGTCGACATCTTTGACAACATCTGGAACGTCAGGGGTGTTTAATCCGTTAAGTATAATATGACAGCCTTCTGATGCTAATTTTTTGGCGATTCCAAGGCCGATACCACTGGTTGATCCTGTAATTAATGCAACTTTTGTCATGATAAAACTCCTTTTTATAAAAGGATAGAGGATTTATCTTAAGAATCCACTAAAGAGTTGGGGGAAGTTTCACAGTCGCCCGACGAACTGTTGTTAATGGCATGATGATGCGCTTTGAATTTAGGGATGTATTGGCGCGATAGATTTTTGCGCCACCTGATGTTGTCATGCTTGTATTAATTAAGCTTCCTGGTGTGCGTGCAACGACAGTCGGTTCTTTTGGTTCGGGGTGTTTAATCCCTGTATAGTGATTAAATTTGATGTTAACAGGCATTCTGCGACCATTTGATCCAATAAAATGGGTGTTGACAACTTTTGGTTTATTGATAGCAAATAAGGTGTTTAGAGGTTGGGCTGCCATTGGTGCGATGCTGTTGCCAAACTCTTGCCAAACAGCCATAACCTTGTTCTTATAGGGTTGGTTGTGTGCGGTTGAGGCTGAGTGATAATGAGCAACTGCATTTTGCCAATTGCCTTGCGCTTCCATTTTTTCTTTTAAAAATTGAGCTGCATACGCGATGTTCTTCTGGGGATCAAAGGCTTCTTCAAGGGATGCAAAGGCTCCCGGGTGGTGGCGTAAGTTGATTTGCATGCAACCGACATCAATGCTGGTAATTCCTTTGGCACGGAGTTCTCGAACTTTGGCGATGGCTTCGGCTTTTGTATTGAGAACATACGGTTTACCGTTTGCGTTGATCGTCCATGGCCAAGCAACTGTACCTTGGCCTGCAATGTTTCGACCTGATTCAATCCGAGAAATAGCACGCAGCAAATTATGAGGGATGCCATGTTGGCGTTCATGATGGTGGATATAAGCTTCACATAAAGCCTGAGCAAAAGATGTACAGAACAATAAGATGAAAAGGTGTCTTATGATTTTCATATCAATTTGCGTAAAATTTAACCTTAATTATTTCTAGCATGGTAAGTGTTAATGTTGAATTAAGAAAGTAAAATTAGCTATAATCAAGAAAATATACAGCCTCCCGGACAGAAAAACTAAATGAAAACATATCTCGTTCACGGATTAGCACGGTCAGGAATGGCGTGCGTTGACTTTTTGCTAAAATCAAATCATCGTGTGTATGTTCTCGATTCTGATTCAGTAAAAATAGATCAGGCATGCCAAAAGGGAGCGTATATTTGGGATAATCAAGATATGTCAGGTCTGACGGCTGTTATCCAAAGCCCTGGAATTCCGCTAAACCATCCGATTGCCAAGCAAGCCATCGACATGAACATCCGCTTAATGGGAGATGTGGATTTGTTTCGTGAAACTTATCCCAATACAACAATTATTGGTATTACGGGGACAAACGGTAAGTCGACCACGACAACCCTGATCGGACATATTTTTAAAGAATGTCAAGTTCCTGTGGCTGTGGGAGGGAATGTCGGTGTGCCGGTCATGTCTTTGCCGGCCCTGCCGGATGAAGGAGTTTATGTTTTAGAGCTTTCTTCGTATCAGCTTGATCTCTCGAATTGTTTGGCCTTGGACTATGCGGTATGGACAAATATTACCCCTGATCATCTTGAACGACATGGCAGTATGGAAGATTACGTTTATGCAAAAATGAAGATCTTTGCCAGTAAAGGAAATCCCCCGAAATCCATGGTATCTATTGATGATGCGTATTCGTTACAGGTCTATGATGAAATGAATGAGGTTCATCCGGGGTATTTAGTTCCGGTGAGTGTTAATCGTCCCTTGTTGGGCGGTATTTTTGTTCTCGATGGCTTGTTGGTTGATGCAACAGGGGATGACCGACTGGTTGTTGGGGATTTGTCTAAGTTAGATCGCCTAAAAGGCCAGCACAACTATCAGAATATAGCGATGGCTTATGGAATTTGTCGTGCCTATGGTTTGATGCCGGATGCTATTATGCGTGGTATTGAGACATTTCCGGGCCTTGCTCACCGCCAAGAGGTTGTTCGGGTTATCGATAGAGTTACTTTTGTCAATGATTCCAAAGCAACAAATGCTGATGCTACATCCCATGCTCTATCAGCTTTCGAACAAATTTATTGGATTGTTGGTGGTGTTGCTAAAAGTGATGGAATCGACAGTTTACTTCTCTTGCT
This genomic interval carries:
- a CDS encoding glycine zipper 2TM domain-containing protein, translated to MKYYIIPVAIIALLSGCANQGGGITKQQGGTVIGGATGALIGSQFGHGSGRVVGAGVGGVLGALAGSEIGKSMDQQDEANRRYYRDDRYDDDYDRRGRKRVYYYED
- the phbB gene encoding acetoacetyl-CoA reductase, giving the protein MKVAVVTGGTRGIGAAISIALKESGYTVVANYGGNDDVANKFAADHSIDVMKWDVGSYEVCQKNIADIEKKYGRIDVLVNNAGITRDSFLHKSTPDMWNAVIATNLTSCYNMAHCVINGMRDRGFGRIISISSINGQKGQIGQVNYSAAKAGVIGFTKALALECANKGITVNAIAPGYIDTDMVRAVPENVLESIIAQIPVRRLGKAEEIANAVVFLACEKSGFITGTTLSANGGQYMA
- a CDS encoding integration host factor subunit alpha produces the protein MSNNTITRADLVANLVDRFDLDKIVAVKMLESVLNVITTTLATGDSVKISGFGSFNIREKNERVGRNPRTGVEAKITARNVISFKASPIFKSVVMPVVNKKAA
- a CDS encoding IS630 family transposase; this translates as MFPIKKTLNHPRANPEKRSMFCQTIEELRKDELPLVFIDESGFAHDMPRTHGYSSKGQKCYGLQDWGAKGRTNVIGALCKGVLLTVTLLNGSVNTEVFNAWVDQDLIPKLPPKSVVIMDNATFHKSPLIYEMLENAGHKLLYLPPYSPDLNPIEKKWAQAKKLRRKTGLSLEQLFLTTYL
- the der gene encoding ribosome biogenesis GTPase Der, with protein sequence MMKIAIIGRPNVGKSTLFNRFAGKRLALVHDMPGMTRDRKETDGKLYDLKFKIVDTAGLADPDSSELTKRMFDQTKIAIAESDLVLFVIDAREGITPFDQELAGMLRRQEKPIIVLANKCEGRNGEAGYAEAMGLALGEVIAISAEHGEGLYDLYETMAPYFSDFDKTGDDVAATDRPMKLAIAGRPNAGKSTLINRLIGEDRLLTADMPGVTRDAITIQWSYKDTPIDLIDTAGMRRRSRVDHSSEKLAVMDTQRSINFAEVVVLVVDSTCPFEKQDLTIAYDIVNEGRALVLALNKWDKVEDKSGLLKSIQEKLDNQLTQVRGIPCIPISAQHGRGLDKLMEAVMLMYSNWNRRISTGQLNKWLSFVVENHPAPAVNGRRIRLKYMTQAKTRPPTFAVFASQASQLPDSYSRYLINNLRKDFKLDGVPIRIFVRGGKNPYDDKKK
- a CDS encoding LysE family transporter codes for the protein MFLAFYQSLATLATVNLIALISPGPDFAVVLKNSLLYSRRTALFTAVGIAFGAIIHVIYTLLGLGVVLDDYPWVLDVIKYLGAAYLIYLGVKGLMAKKEGLELGSLRHRKDIGGRQGFSNGVLTNLLNPKCAMFFISLFAVAISSDVPVPIMISYIAIVFVETVLWFSIVAFVLTAKSTREKFASQAHWISRLCGLILLGLGVRFIFM
- a CDS encoding F-box protein, which gives rise to MKHLLSLIILAATLSPLSSQEHQNTYQLNCTDIIPSELFVKIFSYLDKGDQVGLKTVCKTFHIIASDTLLLGPVTPISIRPTNGNLIIPSVYQAVQIIGDTLPQTLESWGEYPSIHSLSITTTSQSFNPSQIFPHFPNIEYLYIQTPWQLEPSVSIVENDIMVETTGFSFANILPFPIARLTVLLFQNGLQSTLSRFRTIPSDILLETALTLDLAATKAWRLIGLGKTHPNPDDIDYILMMVTAPCVERTDIMLKSRLKIMKMILGNDILSFREWDLFEQIKTLLKYSKNKTTVRDQLISTIADIAPHLRVSFIRSLSQLATTPDKLTQFIQLINSSWMTPQLKSFIALKMQMTILQTPHDELVRGKRQFYSTALRSSILGLKSEDKRRTFLSDEILEQL
- a CDS encoding septum formation initiator family protein, with product MKPDVISRFQHVVGPVVSVCLLVYFVYHIIQGDRGILAWRRLQQQISVAETKLNTVRQEQDSLERNVRLMRPDSLDSDMLEEQAKEKLNFVHKDEVIIRDDELG
- a CDS encoding IS630 transposase-related protein, with the protein product MTYSIDFRIKVFEVKAREGFTYEETAKYFGIGKTTLVRWHRRLSPLLSRNKPATAINMDLLKQDVEKYPDSYQYERAERFKVSQMCIHYALKRLGVSYKKNSKPPKGESRKAVYVLSNN
- a CDS encoding PQQ-binding-like beta-propeller repeat protein → MMNRIFLLLTATTILTSCDTFSSKPPLEGKRESIFTQESTVKSESTVGKALLTLGTPHKNNSWSVPGGSLDHTLSNLALSAHPKKIWSSSIGSGNSSSQKLVSNLVVDNGVIFGMDTHGQVTALSLNDGQKLWSTNTSPAGSESETLGGGIAINGSKIIVTTSFGDILALDAKTGKELWKQSPQTPFRIAPTVTGSTAIAVNVANEALAVDTSNGNIKWTHIGLPEATGLLGGGVPAISGNKIVIPYSTGELYALDLSTGQLLWVEALNPATAFDPLSSISHIRARPVILNGKVYAISHGGRMAAFDLNTGSKLWQKDIGGVRTPAVYGGYMFMVTNENDLVCLDSTTSKIIWAKALTSPAGEEKTVWAGPILANGKLILTNTKGDIVFFNPTDGTESSKINHGDSLALSPIVVDGKLIVLSENATVTAYS
- the rlmB gene encoding 23S rRNA (guanosine(2251)-2'-O)-methyltransferase RlmB, translated to MKHHSSKYYMYGAHPCTAALTNPERQIDEVIYINDKILDKLPTLPKTMKTRKADKNWFDKTLGIDAVHQGIALRISARDSLGIDELANEPEVNQMVIVLDQVSDPHNVGAIIRTAAAFGAKALVMTDRHAPDESGVLAKSASGALELVPIMRYANLANAIKELKEIGFWMYGFAESGAETLNEAKFSGKIALIMGAEGSGMRDLTKKNCDFLIRLETADQFSTLNVSNAAAIAMHQVFSRFKG